The genome window GTGCAGACAGTCAACCTcaagtcagccagagctacaggaaATGACTCTTTCTCACTCAAACTAATACTgatacaaataaaacaattaaatctGCAAGATGGAATCGAGACCTGAAATCCCTAAGTCAAGTGTGACTGTGAAAGTAATCAGGGCACAATTTCTAACTTGTTGTTAGTTTGTTTCTTCCCAAAGTatgtttttttgtatttgtatttatttatttattggaggttcaaatatctttatttgcagacgATGATAGTTATACATAAATGACCCAAAACATCCTGCCAGAAAACATAAGTGACCCCCCAAAACTCCTACAGGTGATAAActctttcagcaaagtggctggatacaaactTAACTCACAAAATCAGTAATCCCTCTAAATACAAATGACTAACAGACGGAGaaataaattagagaaaaaaacaccattcaaaatagcctcaaataccataaaatatcttttttaaaaaattaatcacataatattttattgattccttgagaatttcacgTCATGTgccccaatcctgctcacctcccagtccttccatagCTGCCCCTCTCCCCCGCAGCATCTCCCCAGAAGGAAACCccctaaattaattaaaaacaaaaacaaacaaaaactctttcttccatccttcccacctctccgACACCTCTTCATTCGTCATAGTGACACTGGGAGCTTCAGTGTGTCATGcagtgtacccttttgtccaatcagccccacacAAACGTGCTCATTCCAGTGAGTCATTGGTCCGTCaagacctctggcctctggcacaccatcatcactggaccctcactgacaCTCTTCTAccatatcctgctgttgccccatgtctggagatcctgtggctattgTTCTACAGTAGCAGTCCCTTCAAGTTCTCCAGCatgtcatagatggggtagacgttagggtgggccaactcaaggcCCAGGTTGTGGGTCCTGGGTGGTAGATGAGCAGTCAGTCCGGGCCACTGGGACTGGTCCCTCAGGTGAGGGGCAtagccagctctcctaggcccatgccattGGTGCCAGCTCTCGCTAGTGCAGTGGTGGGGGGCAGCTCTCCAATAAAaggtgggaccagctctcctgctgctgtGTTCAGCAAAGGGCAAGGTCAGCTATCCCATGGTCACTGCAACAGTGTGGCCTTCGGACACCAATtaggccccaggtggtggcccagactccTGGCATCAGTGTGGCCTTCAAttgtaacaggagccatggacatcaacatagacctcAGCTtctgtagggccacagacccagacatggccctcagttgTAGCTAGAGCCCAGATGTCACCGTGGCACtttgtggcagcacaggccatgcAGATCTGTGTGGCACAAACTGCAACAtgaccctcagacaccaacatggcctcaagtGGCAGCTGAGACCCAGGCATCCTTGTGGCCTTGGGTGGCAACAGGGGTCATGGACGTCAACACAGACCTCAACTACTGTAAGACCAcggacctagacatggcccttagcagcagcctgggcctggataTTACTCTGGCCCTGGGTGCCAAGCAGGCCACCCACACCAGCCTCTTCCTAAACGCCTTTgtttcttcagttctgcctcttccTACAGCACATGAACAGTtctgcttccctttctttcccatttctccagcatatatttgctcatcataatggctTCTACCTGCCCAATACCAGGTGGACCTGTGGATGTCTTCAGCCATCCAGGACTGTGAGGACCCAGGCTTGCTGTGGAAGTCCTCtgtactctgtgaagatgtgttgctcacattgttaataaaaagctgattggctgatggctaggcaggatttccagggcagagagaatactggggagaagaagggcagactCAGAGGCAGCGCCATGAGACCCAGAGCAAGCAGGATGAGAAATACATAGATGAAGTATATGAGCCTtgaggcagcacatagatgaatagaaatggaatgatttaagttataagagctaggtttaaaaaaaaaaaaaaaaaaagcccgagccattggccaagcatttataattaatattaagtctctgtttGGTTATTTGGGgattggctggtgggacagagctgatTGGTAGTTGAGatggaaaactccacctacaaatgTTGCCCAATGTTTAAGGCCACATATATCCAcacaaaaccttaaaaaaaaaaaaaaaccttttaaaaaaagcttccaaataaacaaaaatggagccaaacacaATTTTCTAGTCCTACAATCTTTTGTGCAGGCCATGGTTCAGGGAGGAatctcccagccactgcctgtaTCCTTGAGCTGTCAGCATGAGCCCTGCCAAAACGCTGTGAGCTAAGCCACATGGCAGGTTTAAGGTTTTGTTCATGCAGACAAAAAATATAGATATGCaatgaagacagaaacagaaaaaagaaacctttaaacaggttacagtgtgtttaaaaatgtacatgggcttgggaaagaaaagagaaaggatatgtacagtcataaaaaaagaatagtttaaaaataatcaagtCATTATTACAGGtgtaaagtaatattaaaaaaataataaaccatttAGAGATAGAAAATATACAGGGAGACCAGAACCTGTATgttattatgttgtctttaaattttctgattgctGATGAATAAGCCATAGCTGataagagacattggattgtgaaAGCTTCTAGATTAAactaacctatatatttttaaaatgtcttgacttcaaaatggaagtcaaaagatgtgttgctttgggcaagaggttatgcttttgttcccCCCAGGAAGtgaaaggctatggatttgttctggGTTAAAGAAGTTCAAGTTCGATCCAGGAAGAACCCCTGAAAATcatggctacagacataaaaaaataaatctagaaaaccTACAAGAcatatgatgtatattttacctgctcaaacataaaacaaaatattatcttTGACTGACTTGTGTATAACACACAGTCTATttttgtattaatgcagatatttacgttacctttaaaagtttatgtattttcagaacaagggaacAAGACATCCTTGAAAACAAATGGTCCAGGTGGTCCAGAATCTCAGAatacctctgttgcagtttcctcagagatctgcatccagaacagtttcaaggctactgactgagatggtccagcctcacagactactccagccaagacttaaccattatcttgattttctcaaggttcccccaaagattccagtgcccccagacagcagaaaGCAGTTTAGATAAAataatgcccacattcctaaaagatgagttatagatgtttgtcatcaaTTGGAGcagttggttacaaattgttattggtcttggttaaaaaaaaaaaaaaaaaggaaactaaagagttggattcaaggatctctttctgaaggaaaagggGAGGATATAATATacaaatgatgggataaaagggtagataactgaatctactttaatccaaaaagcaactactagtcttaaataccttggtatggatttttgtatattgattcaAATTTAAGGTTACTTTTTGTTAGAATATgttgtacatacatttctactcttgtttaaggtgttgttgtacctatacaactcattaaaCAATgcaatgcaaatttctagtccttgaaagttattattatatttagGATAAGAAAGAAATGTAGGTTGGTAGTTAAGTCACAAATTACAACCAAACTTGTAGTTAtggtaggtatgttttcaaggccaaagagagatatattttagattgacaggtagtcttcaaacactgcAGAAATCTACAGCCTtggaatttaagatgttttaataatataaggctttttatgacaatgtGACATGTCTACTCCTTGCAGTACCAATCTacatcagagaagatgatgggcattgaagaaactctatatggagtttgctttctttgagaGAGAAGTTAGTGactggacaagaaactgctcctgcctcaactgctgacagtatgctgtccaaatttgTCAAGTAGGGCCCAAAAGAAAGGATTGCCAAACTTTTTCAAGAAaaggtagaacagtccttcaaaattcctgcttcacagaaaaatctgtcaggtaatctaggtctgtaggccaaagataaatgccccaacattacagaggaactttgggtaactgttcaggcagccagctgtttctgtcatttcttggttttggaagttgttgctgtgcacttcctgtttactcaggtaatgtcatatccttctcaggtctctgacagagttgaagactggatagttatagttatagtcttccttgttaccaaattcagagaAGAActcacaaaagagaaataaagtgtataaggttgggAGACAAAAgaatagttttgggttggtaacaCATGTTAGGTTATAAAGTGAATTaagtacaacactttggactcaccaagatagaaaagaaaatggaaatttttctctgaatttgcccaatacaaatggactggatttTGTGagtgtaattcttacctgatattTATTCTTAGTGtagataattttattatgttaaagttaaaaaccttcctttttaattaaacaaaaaaaatcaggaaatgctgtggagtaatccttttgtatactgtgaagatgagttgctctcattgttagtaaaaagctgattggctgatggctaggcaggattttcagtgcagagagcatgctggggagaagaagggcagattcAGAGGAAGTGCCAcgagatgcagagcaagcaggatgagAAATACATAGATGACgtaaatgagccttggggcagcacatagattaatagaaatgggttgatttgagttataagagctaggtaaaaacaagcctgagatattggttgaacatttataattaatattaactcTGTGTGGTTCTTTGGGGAGTGACTGGTGGGATAGAGCTGATTTGTAGTCTAGTTGGGGAACTCTGCCTACACAGGATGGCCTATGGGTGTCTTTCACCCACCTGGGCCATGTGGCACAAAGCAGGCCTGTGGATGTCTTCAGTCAGCCAGGACTGTAGGACCAGGCTGACCTGTAGATCTGTTTTTTCAAACCTAAATgtaatgcatttattttcattataatcaTTAACAGATTAATTGTATCATTCAGTGGGAGTAACTGTGATATTTACACATTGTCTCTATCATGTATTAATGGTGTGCTTCTATAACTCTTTCTACTACCAGAAGTGGTGATCAGAATGATCCTTTATAGACACAGGAAGGCaagatggagaaagagacagTTGGGGCTTTGGACTTTCCTCAGTCTCATTATTAGCTAAGGACAATCAACATTTGTTGAGTATGAATCCACCCTTATGTGCTGAGATACTCTTAGTAGATATGGTAATATGTGCAGCTAAACAAAACTATCAAGTTTTCAGTTTTGTATGCTTGTGGagcatacatgggctgcaaagagggtgccaAGAGAAACtcagataaatagagcttaagctttaagctgtttgcgtagagagtggatacaaatggtaccagaggaagttagtttaagctgtttgtgcagagaatagatacaaaggatggctgagaggaagttagcttgggttgtttgtatggagattagagacaaatggtgaggaaggaagttagctcaagttatttatgctaagataagatactaaaaacaggagatggtgtcaggacataaacaacttgtaaatagggtgacctttaaatgattggttggttccttcaccccctcccagggttctgaggttttctggtgTAGAAGAGACTTACTGCCTATCAGtaaatgagttcttgcttgacttgactccccagTACATCTGATTGTCTccgggtaagagggaggctggggaatgggCGAGCTGTGTGCACTTACCCTTCctcggttccaggccacctcttcacaggtgacctaagttcctggtGGGGCAGGTCCCCGAATATGCTGAGATGATCAATGGACATTTATCAATGTCTGATCTCTCTTACTGAGTATGACAATATTTAGTTGTCAGATGTCCATCTCTCTGAATAAGTATGAAGGGGCTGATAACTGCATATCCAAGAGTTAGAAACTCTGGAACATACAGTATTTTGGAATAATTTTctaagaagaaagtaaaaattaaagaaataaaacaatctgcccaatagaagaaaagaaaacagaacatcaGAAGGAGGACACTCTGGGCAGCTCTCAGCTCAGGGGGAGTTCTGCAGAGAAGCTTGGCCTTCTGAAGGTAGAGGACATGCTGGTGGTGCTTGTGGAGAAGAGATACCATGTAGCCACTGGCCCCTCCCATGGCTCCCTGAAACACAGCATCTCTCAGGACCATGAGGATGAGAAAAATCCATCTTGTTATCCAGCTTTCTGGCAGAAAATAGCAATAGTTGCCACTTTTTCTAACCTGTGTTATGTTCGTACTGTTGATACTTTTGATGTAATATGGTAAATTCATGCTGATCAAGAAATTGAGTATCCAAAAGAAAAGCAGTGAGGAAACAATGTGCTGTGGAGTCTTTAGGGTGAACCTCTGCCACCTGGAGTGTCTGGGGCTGATGGTGATGGCCTGGACCACAGTGAGGAGACTGCTGGTGCAGATGGAGAGGCCCCGGGATGCTCTTGCCAGGTAAACAACAACTTTACAACTGGTGTCATCTAAGAAGTTTCCAAAATTAAAGGCTTCTATAGTCTTCGGCATCCCTTTCGAAAGAAGCATTATGATGTTTGTGAGTGCCAAGTGAGCAAGAATGAGGTATATAGGTTTCTTTTCAGTGCTTTGGAACATGTGCATGTAACTCACAAAAACTGAGATGTTCCCCATGGTGCCAAGCCCAGTGAGACAGAAGAAGACTGTGCCCTTCACAGGGTCCAAAACCATCCTTATATCTGAGGCAGAAATACTTGACCCAGCAAGCACCTttttgaagaaatcaataaatcatgataagtatcagaaaaaaaaaaaaaaaagttttaaagccaCTCAGTTTTCTGGAGGATAAAATAATGATACATATTATTGTTCAGATATTGACCCAGAACTTCCTTAAAGACTTGTTTTCAGAAAAATCTTTCCAAGCTATATATTTAACTTATACTATAAAATCTTCTACTTGTTCAAAATTGATATATCTCACCTATGTTCTCTCTCAGCATGGCTGAAGTAACACCAGTGGCCCCTACCAGAATTTTTCCAAGCATTTTATATTTTGCTCTGTCACATTCCTGTAATCCAATTCTGTAAATAATGCTAACCTGTCTGCCTGTGCCATGTGCCATGTACAAACATCTGTGAAGTCCTGTGGTTTTAACGTATTGAACACCTCTCAAATTTAACCACATTTTGATTTCTACAGCACCTCTTATTTGCCCAGTATTCCCTTATGTCTTTCAATGATGAGTGTAGCATTTCCTATGTTCCTTCCATCTTATTGTATATTAGATGCTTAGACCCCAGTATTTCCAGATACATATTAAACACAAACACTGATTCTATGATTGTATAATGAGCCACTCAAACTAAgatttaaaattatctttccCAAGCTCAATTTTCTACTGGAACTATCATACTGAGAGTGGATGTGGTCAACCCCCAAAGCCCTGGGCCCTGGTATCAGTAGAAAGGCTTTTCTCCACTCTGAAAACTGAGCTGCAAAGCTACATATGTATGCCTATTTACTAACCTTTGTTGCATAATTTCTGTAAAGTTTAGGACCACTATGGGGCAATGTGGAGACAGACTGAAAGCAACTCTCCCCAGTTTTAGCCcaaattgtaaataaaaatttccatttgcatgtacatatgcacatataaatttcattttctcttaatgCCAGTAAGCTAGATCCAATTTTCTCTTGATGTCATGTAGCTAGATCCAATGATAGCAATTTTATTACTTAGAAATATTTACTGGTCTTCTGTAGTTCCACAACATTGAGTCAAAGTGTATCCCTACTAGATAAGATCTACTGGTTACCATAGAATCAGCAAAGGCATCAAGGAATCAATTTGCTGTATTACTATCCACGTTCATAAACTGTACCAAACCATAGTTTCCAGTGTGGCATTTTCACGCATATATACCTTGTATTCTCCTCAAAACCACCTTTAGTGCCCTACCTCATCCTTTTCCTTGGCACCTTAGCCAGGtaataaaggaagagaaacatACAGAAAGGAAATAGAGAATAAATACAGATGTTTTTACTTGCAGatatcaacctttttttttttacttgcacaTCACAA of Peromyscus leucopus breed LL Stock chromosome 5, UCI_PerLeu_2.1, whole genome shotgun sequence contains these proteins:
- the LOC114700372 gene encoding putative vomeronasal receptor-like protein 4; amino-acid sequence: MVLDPVKGTVFFCLTGLGTMGNISVFVSYMHMFQSTEKKPIYLILAHLALTNIIMLLSKGMPKTIEAFNFGNFLDDTSCKVVVYLARASRGLSICTSSLLTVVQAITISPRHSRWQRFTLKTPQHIVSSLLFFWILNFLISMNLPYYIKSINSTNITQVRKSGNYCYFLPESWITRWIFLILMVLRDAVFQGAMGGASGYMVSLLHKHHQHVLYLQKAKLLCRTPPELRAAQSVLLLMFCFLFFYWADCFISLIFTFFLENYSKILYVPEFLTLGYAVISPFILIQRDGHLTTKYCHTQ